The sequence AGAATAGGGGATAAGTAAAGATATGATAATTGAGAGAAGCCATAATTTCATTTTAAGTTTAACTCCTGGCATTATATTTTTGTTAAGGTTGAAATTTGCTTCTGCCAATCTAATTGTTCAGGTTCTCCTTCTCTACGCTTACCAAATAATTGAATGATTTGATTACCTTGATGATCAAAAATTTCCAGGCTGGTCACGATACCATCCTTAGTTGGTTTGCGCGTTACCCAACTGTTAGCAATACCAGTTTCAATTACATTGAGGGAGAATTTTGGATTTAAAACATTAATTTTTTGTAGTGCACTTTGTTTGTCATGATAAGCTGCCAGTTTTTGAATGCATCCGGTAAATATTTGTATGCAACCCAGGTTACCAACGAAGATCATAATTTCATTTTGCTGATTAAAGACTGTATGCAGAATTTTGTAGAGAGAATGATTATCAACTTGATAAGCTAGTTCGTCGCTGACTGCGGCGAAGATTTGTTGTCGTTTTACATTATATTTTTGTAATAGTTGAAAAAATTGATGGATATTTGTCATGTTACGCCAATCGGTTTCTAGTTGTTTTTTTACCGTTTCGTTAATTTGTGGTGGTTGTGGATGAGTAGAAACAGGACGCAAATTTAACGGTGGGTTTGTGGTCATCTGATATTGATTAATCAACTTATACCAAACAGCCATATTGGTTTTTTCAGTGGCGTAGAGCTTATGGATGGCATTACCATAATAATCAAAAAACTGTATACTGTGTTTGATATTATCGCAAGATGTCTCAGTTAAGGCAAAGCTAATTGCCCAATGATCAAGAAATATACGCAAATCAAGCTCTTTGGGATTGAGTACAATACCCGTATGCTGGGTTAAACGAACGTTTTTAAACTCACCAATATGTATGTGAGTAGCATATTTATTAGCTGTAATTGCTTTTATTTCGCCTAAATTGGCCAGTTCAGGTAATAATAGTGCTGTATCTACATTTAACCGTTTAGCATCATCAGCATTAGCACACGCGTAGATTAATTCTGCTTCTGTCACATTTAAATGGTTAGCCACTTCTGCAATCGATTGTAGGTTACTTTGCTGTTTTACTTGCTGGTAGCGGTTATAAAGTGAATCGTTCATACTTTCATTTCCTTATTATGTATATTGTGTAGATCCATATATTTTTATTGCTATCATTAACCTGCTATGCCTGATGCTAAACATCGGCATAAATTATTACCTCTCACTCGTCTGTTAACCTAAAATCCTGTTTGCTAGCACTAATAGCTTAAATAGAAATCTTTGGCTCTATAAACCTCTTGTTGCTGTAGATTGTCTGATTTTTGCTGTTTTGTTTATTTTTTGCACTAAATAACCTATTTATGACAAGATTTTGAACGGATAAAGCGAGAGAGTGCCATAAAAATTAATTGTCATGAGTAAAATAAGTAATCAATTACTCATGACTTAGTAGTAGGCATATTAAAAATAATTACCAGCGATAATTTATTTTAAAATGTATATTCCTGCTTTCTTGTGGAACACCTAATGATGAGCTATATGAC is a genomic window of Arsenophonus apicola containing:
- a CDS encoding hemin-degrading factor, translated to MNDSLYNRYQQVKQQSNLQSIAEVANHLNVTEAELIYACANADDAKRLNVDTALLLPELANLGEIKAITANKYATHIHIGEFKNVRLTQHTGIVLNPKELDLRIFLDHWAISFALTETSCDNIKHSIQFFDYYGNAIHKLYATEKTNMAVWYKLINQYQMTTNPPLNLRPVSTHPQPPQINETVKKQLETDWRNMTNIHQFFQLLQKYNVKRQQIFAAVSDELAYQVDNHSLYKILHTVFNQQNEIMIFVGNLGCIQIFTGCIQKLAAYHDKQSALQKINVLNPKFSLNVIETGIANSWVTRKPTKDGIVTSLEIFDHQGNQIIQLFGKRREGEPEQLDWQKQISTLTKI